The following nucleotide sequence is from Halogeometricum borinquense DSM 11551.
TACGCGACCGCCGGGGCCGAAGGGCGTGCCGTTGTTCGGAAACAGCCGAGAGTACGCGAAGGACCCGTTCACGTTCCTGAGGCAGGTTTCGGAAGCGTACGGCGACGTGGTGTACTTCGGTCTCGGCCCGCTCGACACTTACATGCTCACCAACCCCGCCGACATCGAACGGGTGTTGGTGTCCGAAGACGCGAAGTTCCACAAGCCCGACTTTCAGGACGACGCCATCGGGACGCTTCTGGGTGACGGACTTCTGCTGAGCGAAGGCGAGACGTGGCGGAAACAGCGCGAACTCGCCCAACCGTCGTTCGACCCCCGGCGCATCGCAGCGCTGGGCGAGACGATGACCGATCACGCGACGGCCATGGTCGAAGGGTGGAACGACGGCGAGGTGCGCGACGTACAGTTGGAGATGGCGCGCGTCACAGTGAAAATAATCGTGGACGCCATGTTCGGGTCGTCGCTTGCGGACGAACGCGTCCGGACAGTACAGGAGAATCTCGAACCCCTCGGCAAGCGTTTCGAACCCGACCCGTTGCGGTTTCTCATCCCTGACTGGGCACCCACGCGGGAGAACCGCGAGTACAAGCAGTCCATCTCGATTCTGGAGGGAATCATCGACGATGTGGTAGCCGAACGACTCGGGACTGAAAACGACCCATCGGCCGCAGTGGCAGGCGAAGACGGCGCGCCGATGGACCTCCTATCTGTTCTCCTCCGGGCGAAACAGCGCGGTGAACAGACCGACCAACAGATACGCGATGAAATGATGACGATGCTGTTGGCGGGCCATGACACCACCGCACTGACGCTGACGTACGCGTTCTATCTGCTCTCACAGCATCCCGAATCGGAGGCGAAAGTGCAGGCGGAGGTGGACAAGGTGTGCGGCGGCGAGACTCCAACTGTCGCCGACGTTCGGCAGTTCGACTACCTCGAACGGGTGCTACAGGAGGCGATGCGCCTCTATCCGCCCGTCTACGTCATCTTCCGCGAACCGCAGGTGGACGTGCGTCTCGGCGGCTATCGGATCCCATCGGGGTCTGCTATCATGCTCCCGCAGTGGGTGGTCCACCGGTCGCCGCGGTGGTACGATGCGCCTACCGAATTCGACCCGGACCGGTGGCGTCCCGAACGGCGGGCGTCGCGCCCGCGCTTTTCGTACTTCCCGTTCGGCGGTGGACCGCGTCACTGCATCGGCAAGCAGTTCTCGATGATGGAAGCGAAACTCATCCTCGCCACCGTCGCGCAGGCGTACGAACTGGATTACGTGCGCGACCGACCGTTCAGCCTCCGCGGGTCGTTGACGATGCATCCCGAAGAACCGATGGGAATGCGACTGCGGGCGCGGTAGGGGATTCGGACACGATAGGGAGCTGCGGACGCGATAGGGGACTTCAGGTACAGTAGTGCTCACCGAAGCGGAATGCGCGCGGCATCCTCGCGGTACCGCGAGTCCCACACGCGAACCTCCCCAACGGTCCAGCGAACGGCTTCTATCTCCCGTTCTGCGAGTGCCGCCGCGTCGTCGATGCGTCCCCCGCGAGCGAGCGTCACGTGAGGCGTATATTCGTCACCCTCCATTCCTTCGACAGTCCCGAACTCCGTGCAGAGTCGGCGGTGAAGTTCGTGGAGACCGGAACTCTCGACGCGGAGATAGACGACCGGTCCGTCCCCGCGTGTGGGGCGTTCGAAGTAGTCGATACCGTCGATTCGCGCCTCGAACGGGGCGACACTGCGAAGCGTCTCGCGGAGTCGTTCACGGAGTCGCGGGAGCGAATCAGCGTCCGGATCGAGATTCGTATCGAATCGCTTGACGACGAGCGTGTGTCGGTCGCGGACGGCGTCGAACGGAGTCAACGCGGGATGGAGGTCTCCCGCAAGGCGTTCGACCTGACCGGGAACAGGCACGTTGAGGCTGAACACGTCCGAGCGTCGGTGTCGTGGGTGAAAAGTCGTCGGATTCTACGGGATCAGATTCGATCCAGTAGCCAGAGAACGATCAGGACGAGAATCACGACACCGAGAAGTGGCTGGAGGGGACCGAGAAGGTGCGTAACGAAGCCGACGACATCGCCGACGATTTTGAGGACGAGCCAAATCACGACGAGGACGAGGATCAGTTTCAGAAGGTCTTCCACGTCGATTCCGCCGCGCGTTCCGGGGAACATAGGAGCCACGTCATCCTCGAACTGCAAGTGTCTTGCGGGGAGCCACTTCAGATACGCCGAACCGGAAACAGCAGAGATAGGATCCAGTCGAATACTCGTGACGGCGTTCTATCCGAGCAGTGGCGTATGGTTGCCGTCGCGTTTGTGGACTTCGGGATACATCTCGAAGTGGTCGTAACGGCGGGAATCCCGGAACTTCCCGAAGCCGACGACGTGGAATTCCTCGGGCGGGACGACGCCCATCTTCAGGAAGCAGTCTCGGACCTGACAGCGCAGGTGGTGATCGAGATATGCCGGGAATTCATCGAACGATTCGGGTGCGTACGGGAGCAGTGACAGACGGGCATCAGCCTGGTGAGTGAACGGTGAGTCGGCTTCATCGACCTCGTGTTTACCCAGTCGATTCGGATAGCCGATGTGGAGTCCGGAAACACCAGTAATCGTCAGGTTTGTTGTGAGGTCCTCGCGAGTGACGATAGCTGCAAGATCGTCTCCGAAGGCTTTCCAACGGCTGAGCGTCTCGTCGCTGAGTTCCGAAACGGGCTGGACTTCGGCACTTTCCTCAAGATCGAACCCGTGGGCAGTCGCCAGTGCTTGGGCGCGCTCTGCGACATCTTCACCGACGGCTTCTAAGCCGAGATAGATCTCTGGTTCGTAGACGACTGCATCCGGTTTGCGGACGCCTGAGGGGAGTTCTCGAGGTCGCTCGGTGTCGTCGTGGTGGCTGCGGAGTTGCCTGTAGAGCGCTCCAAAGTACCGCTTGAATTCTGCCGGTGACAAGTCCGCGATGGCCCGGCGCACTGCATCCACGTACGCCGGATTCTCTATATGTTCGACGGTGTCGTACCCCCGCTGGGCGAATACGTAATACTTCGCGTAGCGTCGCGCTTGATTATTGTATTCGTTCTCCTCGGAGGTACGGCGATTGGCATCGTCTGCGTACGCATCACATTGGTGGTACGGGATATCTCCTGAATTCTTGTCAATAGTCAATTCATGCTCTGAATCAAGGTTATCTGTAATATACACCTTAACATAATTCTCGTCTTCACCTTCGATAGTGGATTCCATCATTGACCACCTCCACTATACGGGTCAGAACCACCATGATCGTTCCTTGCCTCGATGAACTCTTGATACATCTCGGCCATTTCGTAGTACATCTGCTCTAGTTTGTCGGCTTCGCCACCGGGACGATTATTCATCATTGTCCCGACAAACTCTCTGGAAACGGTTTGGGCAATGGAGGTAACGCCCCCTATAAACGCGGCTGCGCCAGTCGCTTCTGGACTCCCAGTCATGGCACCGATACCGAGGCCGACACCTACGCCGGTCGCCCCCTTCATGCTGGCACCTTGCCAATCGAAGTCTTCGGGTGCGCCCGGCGAGGCTTCCAAGAGCGTTCCCATCATCTGCTCTTGGCGGTCTTCGATGTTCTTGATATTCGTCTTGTGGGTCTCGATACTCTCATCGTGCTCGCTGACTTGCTGTTGGAGGTCTTCGACCGCTCCGTACAGCATTCCGTCATCGGCTTCTGCGGGCATCCGCTGAACGTGCACGTCTGAGTGCTCCATGCGATGCACGCCGATTTTCCCGCCTTGCATTGCGTGCTAGCGGACCCCTCGAATACTGCGGAATAACTTCATGGCCGGTCAGGCCTTGGTTTGAACGTTTTTGTTAGCGGGCTCGTGTTCGTAGGCACCTTCGGGTGTGTTCTCTACGTACCACGTGTCAATCTCGGCGTTGGGGTCGAAGTATTCATCGTAGATGTCGTAGCTGGCGTATAACCCCGTGGCTTCGTGGCGACCGTGGCCGAGGATACGGAACTGCTCAGGTGGTGCGATTCCCATAGTGAGGTAGCAATCCCGAATCTGGCACAGCAGATGTCTGGCGACTTGGGCCTGCAGTTCGGTAATCGAGTCCGGCTCGAAGGGGAAGATTTCGATGCGGGCGGCCGGGTCACGACCAAGGTCAGGTTGGTCTCCCCATTGGGTATGGTACTCGCCCGGCGGGTCATCCCAGTGTACATGAATACCCGAAGTAGCTTCCAGTAGGAGTCCCTCGCTGAGGCTTGGGAGTGAATCAGAGTCCCGGTCGGATGCCTCTGCGATTAGTTCTTTGAAGGTCGGAACGTACTCTGCTCCAACCAGGGATTCTCCGCCAACGCCGACAGACTTGCCGACCAGTTCCATCAGTTTGGGATCCGCAAGGAGATCAGCCGCGATTGTCCCCAGAGTCTCGTCTTCAAGGCCAACGTAGATGTCTTTCTGATAGACTGTTCCACCGCCCTGTTCGGGAACGCCCTCGGGCATTTCGACCGGCGAGTCAGCAGTTCCATTGATACTCTGGAAGTGCTGATAAAAGTCGCCTAAATGGGTTTCCGCAGTTTCGGGTTCCAGTGGTGTCAGAGCAATTGCGGCTGCTATGATCCGATCTGGGTTCTCCGTTGGGGGAATCGTGTCGTATCCGCGCTTGCGGTACACCCAGTACTTCGCAAAGCGGCGAGCCTGATTGACGTGGATGTTTCCGGCTCTTGTCCGCTCACTCGGGTCATCCGGGTAGCCATCCTGTTCGTGGTAGGTGATTTCGCCATCGAAGTTGACAGAAATCCCATGACTCACTTCGTTATTATCAATAACTCTCAGTCCGACACCACCATCATCTTCCCCGCCAAGAACTGCTCTCATTTGCTCACCTCATCAGCAGAAGGGACTCTCTCTGGCCGGTCTCCCGACCCAGTCCCATCAGACACTTCTTGGGCAACCCGTCTGGCTTCGTCGAGCCATGTTTCTGGTGGGTCCATTTCAGCGAGTTGGCCCTTCCACGAGTCCGGGAAGTTGGCCTCGGCGAGTCGGTCTTGGAAGTTGCTCTCTTTGAATTGCTGTTGCGCGTTGTTTTTCGCGGCGCGTACGCCTTTGACGCCCGGAATGATGTTTGCGTAAGCCGCCATTTGAGCTTTGAACCCTTCATAGGCAACTTCGTGGCCGTCAATATCATCCCAGTTTTCCCGGATCTCCTGCAACTGCTCGCCTTCCTCCAGCATCTTCGGAATCATCATCTGACTGGCCACCAATGCAGTTGCACCGCCAAGAACGGTTTCTGCGCCAGGCATCCGCTGAACGTGCACGTCTGAGTGCTCCATGCGATGCACGCCGATTTTCCCACCTTGCATCACGCGCTGGGCGGTTTCTTCGGCTTCCCGTTCCAAGCGTGGGTCAGGATCAATCTCTAACTCGCCTTCTTGGGGAAGCATCGACACCGCGCCGCCCGTTTGCTGGCGCACGTGTGCTAACTCGTGGGCGAGAATATGCTGGCCTTCAGCACTCGATGGATCGTACTCGCCGTGGTTGAACGCGATGTGATTGCCGACGGTAAACGCGCGGGCGTTGATATCCTCGCAAGCTTTCGCGGCCGATGGACCCGTGTGGACGCGTACATCGCCCAGATTGTCGCCCATCCGATCTTCCATCGCGCGCTGGATGCTCGTGTCGAGTTGCTGGCCGGGCGAGGAAATCACGTCTCGCACTGAGTCGGGCACGTTCGCGTCACCAGCCTTGCTTGCTTCGTGATGCGCGCCGCGACTGCGCTGGACGGATTTAGCGTTCCGGCGTTCGATGTCCTTTGGGACTTCCGCGGGCCGTTCTTTCTGACGCTGGCGGAACGCGCGCATGTCGCGTGGCTTGCCCATCGTATCGACGGTCATGCCTTCGTCGGCCCACTGCCGAACTTGATCTGCGCCGTGTTTCTTGGCCAGTCGCTGAATCTTCGTATCCAGCCCATCCATGTAGATCTCTACCCCGAAGCGAGACTCACACTCTTGGGGTGTTAGCGAACCACCGCCACCACGACTCTGATTTCGATTCGAGCCTCCCGTCAGCTCTTGAATAGACGGAACGGACGAGGACTCTTTGCTCGGAGTCGTCCGTTCGTTCGCAGACCGAAATCTCATTCTTACTGCAAACTTGATAGCCATCCTATATAATTATTCGTTCCTCGGCTTCGTGGTGTGCAAATATGGGCGACGGATCGGCGTGGTTACCGGTCATCTCAGATATTCGCAGCCAAATATCGCTAAAAGATGATTCCAGGTGTTTGTGTTTTTCTTGAATCGGGGTACTGAACAATTCCATGTGAAAATGAGACGTACGCTTAATGTCGTCGGGACTAAAATACGGGTATGGCCAACCTCTTCCGCCAACTCGGCCGCATGTCCGCTCAGGGACCGCCGGACTGGCTCCTGACCGGAATCGGGCTGATCGTCGGGTTTGCCGCCGTGTTGGCGGTATTCGGATTGGATCCTGTCGTCCTCATCAGCGTTCTCGCCCTCATCCTTCTCGTAGCGACAGTTCTCAGCGCCATCGAAATCGTCAACGCCTACGAAAAGCGCGCGTTGACCGTGTTCGGAGAGTACCGCGGCCTCCTCGAACCGGGATTAAACATCATCCCGCCGTTCGTCGCGCGCACGTACACGTTCGACATGCGTACCCAGACGCTGAACGTGCCGCCGCAGGAAGCGATCACCGAAGATAACTCGCCGGTCACCGCCGACGCTGTCGTCTATCTGCGCGTGAAGGACGCCAAGAAGGCGTTTCTCGAAGTGGACCAATACAAGACGGCGGTATCATACCTCTCGCAAACGTCGCTTCGGGCCGTCATCGGCGATATGGAACTGGACGAGACACTGTCGCGGCGCGAGGAGATAAACCGCCGCATCCACAGAGAACTGAACGAACCGACGGACGAGTGGGGTGTCGAAGTCGAATCCGTCGAAGTGAGCGAGGTGAAGCCGTCGGCAGACGTGCAGAGCGCGATGGAAGAACA
It contains:
- a CDS encoding cytochrome P450, whose translation is MSTRPPGPKGVPLFGNSREYAKDPFTFLRQVSEAYGDVVYFGLGPLDTYMLTNPADIERVLVSEDAKFHKPDFQDDAIGTLLGDGLLLSEGETWRKQRELAQPSFDPRRIAALGETMTDHATAMVEGWNDGEVRDVQLEMARVTVKIIVDAMFGSSLADERVRTVQENLEPLGKRFEPDPLRFLIPDWAPTRENREYKQSISILEGIIDDVVAERLGTENDPSAAVAGEDGAPMDLLSVLLRAKQRGEQTDQQIRDEMMTMLLAGHDTTALTLTYAFYLLSQHPESEAKVQAEVDKVCGGETPTVADVRQFDYLERVLQEAMRLYPPVYVIFREPQVDVRLGGYRIPSGSAIMLPQWVVHRSPRWYDAPTEFDPDRWRPERRASRPRFSYFPFGGGPRHCIGKQFSMMEAKLILATVAQAYELDYVRDRPFSLRGSLTMHPEEPMGMRLRAR
- a CDS encoding 2'-5' RNA ligase family protein, with the protein product MFSLNVPVPGQVERLAGDLHPALTPFDAVRDRHTLVVKRFDTNLDPDADSLPRLRERLRETLRSVAPFEARIDGIDYFERPTRGDGPVVYLRVESSGLHELHRRLCTEFGTVEGMEGDEYTPHVTLARGGRIDDAAALAEREIEAVRWTVGEVRVWDSRYREDAARIPLR
- a CDS encoding DUF7554 family protein, which codes for MFPGTRGGIDVEDLLKLILVLVVIWLVLKIVGDVVGFVTHLLGPLQPLLGVVILVLIVLWLLDRI
- a CDS encoding eCIS core domain-containing protein — its product is MDGLDTKIQRLAKKHGADQVRQWADEGMTVDTMGKPRDMRAFRQRQKERPAEVPKDIERRNAKSVQRSRGAHHEASKAGDANVPDSVRDVISSPGQQLDTSIQRAMEDRMGDNLGDVRVHTGPSAAKACEDINARAFTVGNHIAFNHGEYDPSSAEGQHILAHELAHVRQQTGGAVSMLPQEGELEIDPDPRLEREAEETAQRVMQGGKIGVHRMEHSDVHVQRMPGAETVLGGATALVASQMMIPKMLEEGEQLQEIRENWDDIDGHEVAYEGFKAQMAAYANIIPGVKGVRAAKNNAQQQFKESNFQDRLAEANFPDSWKGQLAEMDPPETWLDEARRVAQEVSDGTGSGDRPERVPSADEVSK
- a CDS encoding SPFH domain-containing protein; translation: MANLFRQLGRMSAQGPPDWLLTGIGLIVGFAAVLAVFGLDPVVLISVLALILLVATVLSAIEIVNAYEKRALTVFGEYRGLLEPGLNIIPPFVARTYTFDMRTQTLNVPPQEAITEDNSPVTADAVVYLRVKDAKKAFLEVDQYKTAVSYLSQTSLRAVIGDMELDETLSRREEINRRIHRELNEPTDEWGVEVESVEVSEVKPSADVQSAMEEQSSAERHRRAMILEAQGKRRSAVERAQGDKQSNIIRAQGEKQSQILEAQGDAISTVLRAKSAESMGERAIVDRGLESLQRIGESPSTTYVLPQELTSLLGRYGRRLTDASVQEAPGLESQDFDMETRELLGLDDVDDIAEGVESLTNGDTNNTEIRLEETEEN